One genomic region from Osmerus eperlanus chromosome 6, fOsmEpe2.1, whole genome shotgun sequence encodes:
- the chst15 gene encoding carbohydrate sulfotransferase 15 — protein MYVECLFKSSLVSTSLCPFPSSHPPCKMSHTDYKYRALPQTDYKYGAAAQEVENHRKRSAMPCEGDGPISLFTAPEVKQVVMRSLAFVRSITKIKLLSFLLGLTLTFLVMTSYILTWDRKGRQVTPSPVHLTPTTVHFSNLPSSRTPPLGEVDLEVMMETVGLKLRISSPRRVPALKDVLHSDLHLFSVIPRQFLPNVKSPCWYEEHVGNTSADVYGKNLYALHSVNFRTVCDYLRRDFREHLYHNNSKLYRLRCLPYFYIIGQPKSGTTDLYHRLMLHPEVRFSTMKEPHWWTRKRFGIIRLKDEARDRFPVEDYIDLFDLAAYHIQDGFLGNASDGHSNQQIVTGEASASTMWDSLAGSCSHGDGGGWEPHFLVQDFIHAAQPDAKLIIMLRDPVERLYSDYLYFHLVNKSAERFHHKVCESLQMFQSCLAESSIRSCIYNTHLFYHMPVRLSLGLYIIYLLDWLTVFHKDQILILRLEDYAANLRTSMHRVFDFLSLSPLSEHRELLLAKKPMSNTRRAQDRSLGPMLALTRSILQRFYQPFNQHLAQLLDNQAFLWSDT, from the exons ATGTATGTTGAATGCCTCTTCAAGTCAAGCCTCGTTAGTACTTCCCTCTGCCCCTTCCCTTCATCACATCCTCCCTGCAAAATGTCTCACACAGACTACAAATACAGAGCCCTTCCTCAAACAGACTACAAATATGGCGCAGCCGCACAGGAAGTAGAGAATCACAGGAAGAGGTCAGCAATGCCATGCGAGGGAGACGGCCCCATCAGTCTGTTCACAGCTCCAgaggtcaagcaggttgttatGCGGTCACTGGCCTTCGTGAGGAGCATCACAAAGATCAAGCTCCTCAGTTTTCTGTTGGGATTAACCCTTACGTTCCTGGTTATGACCTCGTACATCCTGACCTGGGACAGGAAGGGACGCCAAGTGACCCCGTCACCGGTCCACCTCACACCCACCACGGTCCACTTCAGCAACCTTCCCTCCAGCAGGACCCCCCCTCTGGGAGAGGTGGACCTGGAGGTCATGATGGAGACTGTGGGCCTCAAGTTACGAATCAGCAGTCCCAGGAGGGTTCCTGCTCTGAAGGACGTTCTTCACTCTGATCTTCAC TTGTTCTCGGTCATTCCCCGACAGTTCTTACCCAACGTCAAGAGTCCGTGTTGGTACGAAGAGCACGTTGGAAACACCAGCGCAGACGTGTACGGTAAAAACCTTTACGCGCTGCACTCGGTGAACTTCCGAACCGTCTGCGACTATCTGAGGAGAGATTTCCGTGAGCACCTGTATCACAACAACAGCAAACTGTACAGGCTACGCTGCCTGCCGTACTTCTATATTATCGGCCAGCCCAAAAGTGGAACCACGGATCTTTACCACAGACTCATGCTTCATCCTGAGGTCCGGTTCTCCACCATGAAAGAACCACACTGGTGGACCAGGAAGAGGTTTG GTATCATCCGTCTCAAAGACGAGGCCAGAGATCGTTTCCCTGTGGAGGACTACATAGACCTCTTTGATCTGGCAGCTTACCACATCCAGGATGGCTTTCTGGGAAATGCATCAGATGGCCACAGCAATCAGCAGATTGTCACAg GTGAAGCCAGTGCGTCCACCATGTGGGACAGTCTAGCTGGGAGCTGTTCCCACGGTGACGGAGGAGGCTGGGAGCCACACTTCCTGGTTCAGGACTTCATCCATGCCGCCCAACCGGACGCTAAACTCATAATCATGCTGAGAGACCCGGTAGAAAG GTTGTACTCAGACTACCTGTACTTCCACTTAGTGAACAAGTCAGCGGAGCGCTTCCACCACAAAGTGTGTGAGTCTCTGCAGATGTTCCAGTCCTGCCTGGCTGAGAGCTCCATACGCTCCTGCATCTACAACACCCATCTGTTCTACCACATGCCT GTGCGACTCAGTCTTGGACTCTACATCATCTACCTGCTGGACTGGCTGACAGTTTTCCACAAGGATCAGATTTTAATTCTGCGTCTGGAGGATTATGCTGCCAATCTCAGAACATCCATGCACAGGGTCTTCGACTTCCTGAGTCTAA GCCCTTTATCAGAGCACAGAGAGCTGCTGCTAGCTAAGAAGCCCATGTCCAACACACGCAGGGCGCAGGATCGGAGCCTGGGCCCCATGCTGGCCCTCACCAGATCCATACTGCAGCGCTTCTACCAGCCCTTCAACCAGCACCTGGCTCAGCTCCTGGACAACCAGGCCTTCCTGTGGTCCGACACGTGA